The segment TGCGGCGGACGCCAATCCGGAAGTCCCCGAGTGAAGAAAGTGCAAAGCTCACCCGGAATTAACGTTCCGCCCACTCGCACTCACTTCTTCTGTTTTTCCTTTCGCCGCGCCTCAATCAAACCGGCACCATAGTCGTTCGACGGATCACGATACATCGCGTGGATGTGATTCATGGGAACCCCGCCCAGTCGCTGTGGCGAATACTCCATCAGAATCGAAGGACTCTGGATTCGAAACGAAGCATCGCCTCCGTTTTTGGTCGATCCTTTCCACGAAATCCAGGTCTCTGCCAAGTCCGCTTCGATTTTCTCGAGCTCAATTTTCGCATGCGTGGCGTTGAGCACACCGATTCGCTTACCGATCAGTACCTTCAACAGTTGGAGCTGTTTCTCATCAAGCTCAGTGGCCTTCATTCCTTCAGCCGCCGGTTCGATTTTGGTTGCGCCGGGACCGAAACGGATATCTCCGTAGCGTTCGGCAATTACGGCTTTCTTTTTCTGATCATCGGTTAGCGATTCGATAAACGCGTAGGCAGCATCTTCTTCGTCGGCAACCTGACGAACCTGCTTTCCTTCCCACTCAAAATCAATCGGTTGACCGCCGGTCAAAGTAGGCGACATGGTCATCTGATCGCCAACGATCGTAATATTGATCGCCAAATGATGGCCTCCGAATTGATACATCCACGGACTGGTCGTCGATGGTTCGCCCAGAATGGAGATGAAGTATTCGTCGCTACCGAAGCTGGTTCGTCTTCGAGAGTTCTGTTTCAAAAATTCGTCACCGTTCATGTTGTCGATGACCTGCTGGACACCATTTTCACTCAACGTCGCTTTCAACAACTGCATCGCGGCCTGTTGTTGGTTCTCTTTTAAGTCACCCCACCGCAGCCCGCCACGAGGAACATTTGCAACTGGCAAGTTGGACCAGTTATCCCGTTGGTCGTTGTCCAGAAACGAGTACATCACTTGCTCGTACTGAGACTGGTCAACCGATTTCAGAAACGCATTTGCAGCGTCGACAGCTTTGGCAACAACTTCTGCGGGAGTCGCATCCGCCGTAGCCTCTGCGGTTTGCGCGCAACCAATCGAGGCGATTTGCGCGAACACAACAAGGGCGACGATTCGCAAAATAGATGCTCGAGTAAACATAGTGGCTCCGGCTAAACTGACTTCGGTTGTGAGCGAACATTCTACGAAAAACTGATCACCGTGTTGCGATGCCGATCACGTCGTTTGCGGCAACTTCATGTAGAATGGGCGCAAATGAAAGGATTACACATGAAACCGCATGTTTTGCTCTTAGTTTCTGTTCTGCTTGTTTCCCAGCTTTTAGCCCTCGACGCCATTGCTCAGGAACATCCTTCGCCGCAATTGCTGACGCAAAAGCTCCTCGCGGAACCTGCAGAGCAATTGTCTGGTGACGTTGAACGTTTGGGCAATCCTGCTCGCGGCGCCATCGCTTTTTATCGCCCAGCAATGAATTGCGCGAAGTGTCATGACTCGGCGACACGAAGCCTCGGGCCCGATTTGACGAAGAAGCGTGACGTATCGACGCTGCACCTGATCCAGTCCGTTTTGTCACCGTCATCCGCCATCCATAAAGGATTCGAGACCGTCCGCATCGCGCTCAATGACGGCAGATTGGTGACGGGAATTCTCACTGAGGAATCCGACACAGCCCTGACGGTCGACTCGATCGAACAAGCTGAACCGCAGACGATTCTTAAAAGCGACATCGAAGAATGGGCTCGTTCGAAACAATCCTCCATGCCAACCGACCTTGCAAACCAGCTTGCAGACCGACAGCAATTCCTGGACTTGATCAGCTACCTTGCCGCCATCGAAGGCGATGCGGCACTTCAGGAAAATCTCAAGCCAGCGACAGCAACAATCGCTCCGTTGCCCGAGTACGAATCGCGCGTCGATCATGCCGGGCTGATCCGCAGTTTGAATGAGGATTCGTTCAAGCACGGTCAGGAAATATATCGGCTGCGCTGTGCCAGTTGCCACGGGACGGTCGAAGAGGAAGGTTCCATGCCCACATCGCTGCGGTTTGCCACAGGCAAATTCAAACATGGGAACGATCCGTTGACGATGTACAAAACGCTGACTCATGGATTCGGCATGATGAATCCGCAGCGTTGGATGGTGCCGCAGCAGAAATACGAAGTCATCCACTACATTCGCGAACACTTTTTGAAATCGCACAATTCACAACAACGATTCGAAATCACAGATGCCTATCTTGCGTCGCTGCCGACTGGTGACACTCGCGGCCCCAAGCCCGTGATGGCTCGACCGTGGACGATGATGGACTATGGCCCAAGCATGTTCAACACGATTGAAATCTCCGACGAT is part of the Mariniblastus fucicola genome and harbors:
- a CDS encoding DUF3500 domain-containing protein — its product is MFTRASILRIVALVVFAQIASIGCAQTAEATADATPAEVVAKAVDAANAFLKSVDQSQYEQVMYSFLDNDQRDNWSNLPVANVPRGGLRWGDLKENQQQAAMQLLKATLSENGVQQVIDNMNGDEFLKQNSRRRTSFGSDEYFISILGEPSTTSPWMYQFGGHHLAINITIVGDQMTMSPTLTGGQPIDFEWEGKQVRQVADEEDAAYAFIESLTDDQKKKAVIAERYGDIRFGPGATKIEPAAEGMKATELDEKQLQLLKVLIGKRIGVLNATHAKIELEKIEADLAETWISWKGSTKNGGDASFRIQSPSILMEYSPQRLGGVPMNHIHAMYRDPSNDYGAGLIEARRKEKQKK